From the Chloroflexus aurantiacus J-10-fl genome, one window contains:
- the gatA gene encoding Asp-tRNA(Asn)/Glu-tRNA(Gln) amidotransferase subunit GatA translates to MTELHHLTVTAAQAALAAGDITAVELTEACLARINATEPTIRAFLHLTPDAALAAARAADERRQQGRSLGPLDGIPIAIKDVICTDGVPTTAGSRILAGFRPPYNATVIERLVAAGAVLVGKLNCDEFAMGSSTENSAYQITTNPWDPTRVPGGSSGGSAAAVAAGQVPATLGTDTGGSIRQPAALCGISGLKPTYGRVSRYGLIAYGSSLDQIGPMAWTVADLAVLLNVIAGHDPRDGTSAPIDTPDYTTALTGDIRGLRIGIPREYFVEGMEPGVESATRTAIEVLRDLGAILVDVSLPHTRYALPTYYIIAPAEASANLARFDGVRYGFRAEGETMWEQIEQTRGQGFGPEVRRRIMLGTYALSAGYYDAYYRRAQQVRTLIKRDFEQVFTQVDLLAAPTSPTVAFPIGQKINDPLAMYLSDVCTLPINLAGVPALVVPCGFSEGLPVGLQLIGRPFDEATLLRVGDAYQRLTEWHTQRPRLVV, encoded by the coding sequence ATGACTGAACTACACCATCTCACCGTCACTGCTGCACAAGCAGCACTCGCTGCCGGCGACATCACGGCGGTGGAACTTACTGAAGCCTGTCTGGCCCGGATCAACGCTACTGAACCGACAATCCGTGCCTTTCTTCATCTCACACCAGATGCAGCCCTGGCTGCGGCACGGGCTGCCGATGAGCGGCGGCAACAAGGACGCTCACTTGGACCGCTCGACGGCATTCCCATCGCGATCAAAGATGTTATCTGCACCGATGGCGTTCCGACGACTGCCGGCTCACGGATTCTGGCCGGTTTTCGCCCCCCGTACAATGCCACAGTGATCGAGCGCCTTGTTGCGGCGGGGGCCGTTCTGGTCGGTAAACTCAACTGCGATGAGTTTGCTATGGGTTCGAGCACCGAGAATAGTGCCTATCAGATTACCACCAACCCGTGGGACCCAACCAGGGTCCCAGGCGGGAGCAGTGGTGGTAGCGCGGCAGCAGTCGCTGCCGGGCAGGTGCCGGCAACCCTGGGGACCGATACTGGCGGCTCGATTCGCCAACCGGCTGCGCTCTGTGGGATCAGCGGTCTCAAGCCGACGTATGGCCGGGTCAGCCGTTACGGTCTCATTGCCTATGGATCGTCACTCGATCAAATCGGGCCAATGGCCTGGACAGTTGCCGATCTGGCGGTACTGCTCAACGTCATTGCCGGCCATGATCCACGTGATGGTACCAGTGCTCCCATTGACACTCCCGATTACACCACAGCTCTGACCGGTGACATTCGCGGGTTGCGGATCGGTATTCCCCGTGAATATTTTGTTGAAGGGATGGAGCCTGGTGTCGAGTCGGCTACCCGTACCGCTATCGAGGTGTTGCGCGATCTGGGTGCGATCCTGGTCGATGTTTCGTTGCCACACACCAGATATGCGTTGCCCACCTACTACATCATTGCCCCCGCCGAAGCCAGTGCCAACCTGGCCCGCTTCGACGGCGTGCGCTACGGCTTCCGGGCCGAGGGTGAAACGATGTGGGAGCAGATCGAACAGACCCGTGGTCAGGGATTTGGTCCCGAAGTTCGGCGTCGCATCATGCTCGGTACCTATGCTCTCTCCGCAGGGTATTACGATGCCTATTATCGACGGGCCCAGCAGGTGCGCACGTTAATCAAGCGCGACTTTGAGCAGGTGTTTACGCAGGTCGACCTGTTGGCAGCACCGACCTCGCCAACCGTTGCCTTTCCGATTGGTCAGAAGATTAACGATCCGCTGGCAATGTATCTGAGCGATGTCTGTACGTTGCCGATCAACCTGGCCGGTGTACCGGCGCTGGTCGTCCCATGCGGTTTCAGTGAGGGGCTGCCGGTAGGCCTGCAACTGATCGGACGCCCCTTCGATGAGGCCACGCTGCTACGGGTAGGTGATGCCTACCAGCGCCTGACCGAATGGCATACGCAGCGTCCCAGGCTAGTGGTTTAG
- the rpsR gene encoding 30S ribosomal protein S18 codes for MSRSRASGRPRSRRRECEFTKLGIVPDYKDVKRLQKYLTAQGKILPRRRTGVSAKMQRRLAVAIKRARHLALLPVAPSHTR; via the coding sequence ATGAGTCGTTCGCGAGCTTCAGGTCGGCCTCGTTCGCGCCGCCGCGAGTGTGAATTCACCAAGCTGGGCATCGTCCCGGACTACAAGGATGTCAAGCGCTTGCAGAAGTACCTGACGGCGCAAGGCAAGATTCTCCCCCGTCGCCGTACCGGCGTCTCGGCTAAGATGCAGCGCCGTCTGGCGGTTGCGATTAAGCGAGCACGTCACCTGGCCCTCTTGCCGGTTGCTCCATCGCATACGCGCTAA
- a CDS encoding Fur family transcriptional regulator, translated as MTTNASSSPQPSLDTQAWLNSVRAAWQRTGLRITLPRMRVIETIASYRAPFSAEQLYADLCTHSETPGRATVYRTIEQLHASGWLARIHGPVGEEGYVPCHPGHLHHLVCTRCGAVTSFEGCDLDNLLNRVAAETGFSVEGHLLQLFGRCARCQAN; from the coding sequence ATGACCACAAATGCTTCCTCATCACCCCAACCGTCGCTTGATACACAGGCCTGGCTCAATAGTGTTCGGGCAGCATGGCAGCGTACCGGTTTGCGCATTACGCTTCCTCGCATGCGGGTGATTGAAACGATTGCGTCATACCGTGCTCCTTTCAGTGCCGAACAGCTTTACGCCGATCTGTGTACGCACAGTGAAACTCCTGGCCGGGCAACTGTTTATCGCACCATTGAACAACTTCACGCCAGTGGCTGGTTGGCCCGTATTCATGGGCCGGTCGGCGAAGAGGGGTATGTACCTTGCCATCCTGGTCATCTTCACCACCTGGTCTGTACCAGGTGCGGTGCGGTCACCAGCTTTGAAGGGTGCGATCTCGATAATTTGCTGAATCGGGTTGCGGCTGAAACTGGCTTTAGCGTGGAGGGGCATCTCTTGCAGCTCTTTGGCCGTTGTGCGCGCTGTCAGGCCAATTGA
- a CDS encoding nucleotidyltransferase family protein, whose protein sequence is MSLIAGNLAIVQRLLDGDQIAWAVIGGAAAHVYGDRRPLNDVDILVQRQALSRIVNLLQQSHKAVQSDGSRVIWRGIKVFEDLSVRRSGTSHPFWLDDLMQERRRRAPLLGAQVFLAAPEDIVAHKLLLQRGPEQGKHDTQDAAGIIRRHQLDIDYLIMRLQRMNALDIVRPRLLDFGITIP, encoded by the coding sequence ATGTCACTCATCGCCGGAAATCTTGCAATCGTCCAACGTTTACTCGACGGCGATCAGATAGCCTGGGCAGTTATCGGTGGAGCAGCAGCTCATGTGTATGGTGACCGCCGTCCTCTGAATGACGTAGATATTTTGGTGCAACGACAGGCATTGTCGCGGATCGTCAATCTATTGCAGCAATCCCATAAAGCGGTGCAATCTGATGGTTCGCGCGTGATCTGGCGTGGTATCAAAGTCTTTGAGGACCTTAGCGTGCGGCGATCCGGAACCAGTCATCCATTCTGGCTTGACGATCTCATGCAGGAACGACGGCGTCGTGCGCCACTCCTCGGTGCCCAGGTATTTCTGGCTGCGCCCGAAGATATTGTGGCCCACAAATTGTTATTACAGCGTGGGCCTGAACAGGGTAAGCACGATACGCAGGATGCGGCTGGGATCATCCGGCGTCACCAGCTTGATATAGATTATCTGATTATGCGTCTCCAACGCATGAACGCACTCGATATCGTTCGCCCCCGTCTCCTCGATTTCGGGATTACCATACCGTAG
- a CDS encoding GNAT family N-acetyltransferase, whose amino-acid sequence MEQEAEKRELLGERVKIRPWRRADTLMQERWPRYSEPFSSLWNIPRPYQADRDDQFWTGATEAWAIELRSGTLIGRLSLREIDRQRQSARLGISLAQPYVGQGFGGEALRLFLAYYFGSLGYQRMVLDVAAFNRRAVRCYQRLGFVGLGSEWRHVGNEPVLRLLDEEQYQHLRPYFRRNRFDAQVEFYEMELTREAWLAAGGALI is encoded by the coding sequence GTGGAGCAGGAAGCGGAGAAGCGCGAATTGCTCGGTGAACGGGTAAAAATTCGTCCATGGCGACGAGCCGACACATTGATGCAAGAGCGCTGGCCGCGTTATAGTGAACCGTTCAGTTCCTTGTGGAATATCCCGCGTCCATATCAGGCTGATCGCGATGATCAGTTTTGGACAGGTGCAACTGAGGCGTGGGCCATTGAGTTGAGGTCAGGAACGTTGATCGGTCGCTTATCGTTACGTGAAATTGATCGCCAACGTCAGTCGGCACGGTTAGGTATTTCCCTGGCCCAGCCGTATGTTGGTCAGGGTTTCGGTGGGGAAGCACTGCGCCTCTTCCTGGCCTACTACTTTGGCTCGCTTGGTTACCAGCGTATGGTTCTCGATGTGGCGGCTTTCAATCGACGGGCAGTGCGCTGCTATCAGCGATTGGGTTTTGTTGGTTTAGGCAGCGAATGGCGCCATGTTGGTAATGAGCCAGTGTTACGCTTGTTAGATGAAGAACAGTATCAACACTTGCGCCCTTATTTTCGGCGCAATCGCTTCGATGCACAGGTTGAGTTTTACGAGATGGAATTAACCCGCGAGGCGTGGCTAGCCGCCGGTGGTGCGCTTATTTAA
- a CDS encoding serine/threonine protein kinase, translated as MTSPGTTNPPVIFGRYQVHEALGETRLAVVYKATDLRLQRQVFVHLLRKSLLGNEQKRQQFLAEAAQSARRSHPVFLEVFDSGESNGRPFLITEAAEGRPLYGIGALSVAQALSIVRQVADAIALCQRQRSAELPLGLYHPPISSANLLLVGDNQVKLVESWLLAPALVPADLAYYRAPELSTGQTAQPASVVYALGILLFELITGQRPIRGEDAKTTALAHLTQSVPSLSQVRPTMHVPSLDDLIAQATAREPGQRFADAQVFGSAINNLWHQLTVPTRRLAVNRPEVAQVALPVPERTAAPVGSTNPARTPAPSRSQDLRDRFSQAITAAFDIDQFRRQDRRRSLTGWLIMILLLLAVAFGSYWAVTWAFDRLNLSAPRLPELPAWQWPDLNLADQNTQELYVVNINEGLNLRSAPDTRPETIMMVVPNGTVVRKLEGPVMADNIPWLKVQFELNGQVIEGWMSMNYLRRQQ; from the coding sequence ATGACCTCACCTGGAACAACAAATCCGCCAGTCATCTTTGGCCGTTATCAGGTCCACGAGGCGCTCGGAGAGACACGCCTCGCGGTGGTGTACAAAGCAACCGATTTGCGGCTTCAGCGACAGGTATTTGTGCATCTGTTACGAAAGTCTCTGCTCGGTAATGAACAGAAGCGGCAGCAGTTTCTCGCTGAAGCGGCCCAAAGTGCCCGCCGATCCCACCCCGTCTTCCTGGAAGTGTTCGACAGCGGTGAAAGCAATGGTCGCCCCTTCCTGATTACCGAAGCCGCCGAAGGCCGTCCACTGTACGGAATTGGTGCCTTAAGCGTTGCCCAGGCTCTTAGCATTGTGCGCCAGGTGGCCGATGCTATTGCGCTCTGTCAGCGCCAACGTTCAGCCGAACTCCCGCTGGGATTGTATCATCCCCCCATTAGCAGCGCGAACCTGTTACTTGTCGGTGATAATCAGGTCAAACTCGTCGAGAGCTGGCTCCTTGCACCTGCCCTGGTACCCGCCGATCTGGCCTACTATCGGGCACCCGAATTAAGCACCGGTCAGACAGCCCAGCCGGCAAGTGTGGTCTATGCATTGGGCATCTTACTCTTTGAACTGATTACCGGCCAGCGACCGATCCGCGGTGAGGATGCCAAAACAACTGCACTGGCCCACCTCACGCAATCGGTTCCTTCGTTGTCACAGGTACGCCCGACAATGCACGTACCTTCACTTGACGATCTTATTGCCCAGGCGACCGCTCGCGAACCAGGGCAACGCTTCGCCGATGCCCAGGTGTTTGGCTCTGCTATCAACAATCTCTGGCATCAGTTGACCGTGCCTACGCGCCGACTCGCTGTGAACCGACCAGAAGTGGCACAGGTTGCATTGCCGGTACCAGAACGAACAGCAGCGCCGGTCGGCAGTACCAACCCTGCTCGCACACCGGCTCCTTCGCGCTCGCAAGACCTGCGTGACCGCTTCAGCCAGGCTATAACCGCTGCCTTCGACATTGATCAATTTCGCCGCCAGGATCGGCGGCGTAGCCTGACCGGCTGGCTTATCATGATATTGCTGTTACTCGCCGTTGCCTTTGGATCGTATTGGGCAGTAACCTGGGCCTTTGATCGCTTGAATCTAAGTGCGCCACGCCTGCCGGAATTACCCGCATGGCAGTGGCCCGATCTGAACCTTGCCGACCAAAACACCCAGGAACTATACGTCGTAAATATCAATGAGGGCTTAAATTTACGTTCTGCACCAGATACTCGACCGGAGACAATCATGATGGTTGTCCCCAACGGCACGGTCGTGCGTAAGCTGGAAGGCCCGGTGATGGCCGATAATATTCCATGGTTAAAAGTGCAGTTTGAACTCAACGGCCAGGTGATTGAAGGCTGGATGTCAATGAACTATCTGCGTCGACAGCAGTAA
- a CDS encoding acetyl ornithine aminotransferase family protein, with translation MTTHTETARLPTDYMPGPVPGPRAQELVARDHTVIAPLGRVYPLVIDHAQGCEVWDVDGNRFLDMNAGIAVLAAGHCHPRLIQVAQEQLQRFTHMAGTDFYNEPMVRAAEKLVSLMPGGKDWQVFFTNSGTEAVEASIKLARYATGRQNIIAFYGAFHGRSYGSLSLTASKPRQRQGFFPLLPGVSHTYYPNCYRCPINLRFPECDIACLDLIERTLFKTTTPPEEVAAIIIEPIQGEGGYVVPPPGALARLRSICDRYGILLIVDEVQSGVGRTGKMWAFEHEGIVPDIVASAKGLGGGLPLGAMIARSELARKWQPGSHGNTYGGNGLTCAVAYELLTMVEEELMDNAATVGAYLLEQLQALQQRFPQIGAVRGRGLMIGVEFVDSQGNPAGALAEAVMVESFRKGLLVLTCGASTIRFCPPLTLTKAQADEAVARFALAIEACLTA, from the coding sequence ATGACCACACACACTGAAACGGCACGGTTGCCAACCGATTACATGCCGGGCCCGGTTCCTGGCCCACGAGCGCAGGAGCTGGTGGCTCGCGATCACACTGTAATTGCCCCACTCGGACGGGTGTACCCCCTGGTGATTGACCATGCGCAGGGCTGCGAGGTCTGGGATGTCGATGGCAATCGCTTCCTCGATATGAATGCAGGCATTGCAGTTTTGGCTGCCGGTCATTGCCATCCGCGTCTGATCCAGGTTGCCCAGGAACAGCTTCAACGCTTCACCCACATGGCAGGCACCGACTTCTACAACGAACCAATGGTGCGCGCTGCCGAGAAGCTGGTCTCACTGATGCCCGGCGGCAAGGACTGGCAGGTTTTTTTCACGAACAGTGGCACGGAAGCAGTTGAAGCCAGTATTAAACTGGCCCGTTATGCAACCGGTCGCCAGAACATTATTGCCTTTTACGGCGCATTTCACGGTCGCAGCTACGGCAGCCTTTCGCTCACCGCGTCCAAACCACGCCAGCGCCAGGGGTTCTTCCCGCTGCTACCCGGCGTCAGCCATACCTACTATCCCAATTGTTACCGCTGCCCGATCAATCTTCGTTTTCCAGAGTGTGACATTGCCTGTCTTGATCTGATCGAGCGCACGTTGTTCAAGACCACAACCCCCCCGGAAGAAGTTGCCGCCATCATTATCGAGCCGATCCAGGGTGAGGGTGGCTATGTAGTGCCGCCTCCCGGAGCGCTGGCTCGTCTGCGCTCGATCTGTGATCGTTACGGCATTCTGCTCATCGTTGATGAGGTGCAGAGTGGTGTGGGTCGTACCGGTAAGATGTGGGCTTTTGAACACGAGGGTATTGTGCCCGATATTGTGGCTTCGGCCAAGGGACTGGGCGGTGGTTTACCGCTGGGTGCCATGATCGCCCGCAGCGAGCTGGCCCGCAAATGGCAACCCGGTTCGCATGGCAATACGTATGGCGGGAATGGTCTGACCTGTGCGGTCGCGTATGAACTGCTCACGATGGTTGAAGAGGAGTTGATGGACAATGCCGCCACGGTTGGTGCCTATCTCCTCGAACAACTGCAAGCCCTTCAGCAGCGATTCCCGCAGATCGGAGCAGTACGCGGGCGCGGCCTGATGATCGGTGTCGAGTTTGTCGATAGTCAGGGCAATCCCGCCGGTGCGCTGGCCGAGGCAGTGATGGTCGAGAGTTTTCGCAAAGGACTGCTGGTACTCACCTGCGGTGCCTCAACAATCCGCTTCTGCCCACCATTGACCCTGACGAAAGCTCAGGCCGACGAGGCCGTAGCCCGGTTTGCACTGGCAATTGAAGCCTGTCTGACTGCGTAG
- a CDS encoding cyclic nucleotide-binding domain-containing protein — protein sequence MTPLLNSHHRLWTAIEEQITTPSAQRRLLYQSLQRRLHSTPAGEGGVWSILRQRADPVQYRPQRIDGVIEETVHEGDQQVTVLRSPGGHYLRLSPTEREIWQAMDGTQTIAQLAMMGFVRFKQLLPVAGLVETLRTQGFLVDRPVGIYRHIRARLEQHTAEGWGQRLLRLTHGHTFTLSHTDGVFELLYRWGGRWLFNRVFAILLGIICVIGLLCYFLPGTQIELISNESFALDVLLLGVALFVTLTLHEIAHGLTVKHFGRQVSRAGIMLYFGMPAAFVDTSDIWLAPRNARILVSLAGPLCDLLVGSLAAIIAVLAPETIGGVWMHRIATASYLTALFNFNPLLELDGYFILVDALRLPNLRKRALAFISGPFWQKLRSGVALNREERIFAGYGLLSAVYTAVAVVMAILFWQRQFAGMLSNLWAGGLIGRLLAIALVVLVIGPLLIGVGLIGWGAVRAGAAWLNRRGYARNPLIVAGAFGLLALMVGLLPLRFGLSLEIGVLLTSLWIAAVVVQWYLQRDYEGAWINRALASFLLISVIELIAQAGYLIAPAAARLWSGMEVVGYALLLFAGFVALLDVDLHQQRSGELIASALLLTIAFPAGALAAELIRQTHPEYSPWWALIAAVPVYSGLIGQALLLPLLISLRDARLFWSWLLLWFGILVQIGSYLLELLPMWRNTPPALTLLVLAAGLWAAAWATHLVTLRNISLHELSWPLEPALGERVRLQDGFRHVYVGLYRLLRNNYGIQRTTALDNRMDVLAATANWEITFDRDQVRISPVVMEQPLDVQGTRYAEVLRYAIKTLEQLAGRTFARQALVKAYDALPWPEREALERHCLPHMPWAKDISRAFGDAREARMRLLRQIELFVACDDQELQALAAAFVPQRVGAGELILRAGEPPDGIWVIETGEILERDGDRVRELHRGDYFGELQGPEVTQCEYRATIESELLYLPAGELQRMLREAAPHTAEGAELLARMRLLERVPLLSDLSRAQLRELARQAERITVDARQVIIRQGRPGGKLYVIAHGQAAVLRQEETPQGPRGPARLIARLGPTEFFGEMEFLRNTPPVASVVAVTQMDLIALPHQALAQLMLGGDRVIHRLEHLAGGRLLELQAKS from the coding sequence ATGACACCATTGTTGAATTCTCATCATCGCCTCTGGACAGCCATAGAAGAGCAGATAACTACACCTTCTGCGCAGCGGCGTTTGTTATACCAGAGTTTGCAACGTCGGCTACACTCCACGCCTGCCGGGGAAGGTGGGGTATGGAGTATTCTCCGCCAGCGCGCTGATCCGGTGCAATACCGACCGCAGCGCATCGATGGAGTGATCGAGGAGACCGTCCACGAGGGTGACCAGCAGGTGACGGTGTTACGCAGTCCGGGCGGACACTACCTGCGGCTCAGCCCTACCGAACGTGAAATCTGGCAGGCGATGGATGGCACGCAAACCATCGCGCAGTTGGCGATGATGGGTTTTGTGCGCTTCAAACAGTTGTTGCCGGTTGCCGGACTGGTCGAGACGTTACGGACACAGGGATTTCTCGTTGATCGCCCGGTTGGCATCTATCGACACATACGCGCTCGCCTCGAACAGCATACGGCTGAAGGCTGGGGGCAGCGTCTTTTACGCCTTACCCATGGCCATACGTTTACCCTGTCGCATACTGATGGTGTGTTTGAATTGCTATACCGTTGGGGCGGACGGTGGCTCTTCAATCGTGTGTTTGCGATATTGCTCGGCATTATCTGCGTGATTGGGTTGCTTTGCTACTTTTTGCCGGGTACGCAGATTGAACTGATCAGCAATGAATCGTTTGCCCTCGACGTTTTGTTGTTGGGTGTGGCGTTGTTTGTGACCCTTACGTTGCACGAGATCGCCCATGGCCTGACGGTCAAACATTTCGGTCGTCAGGTATCGCGAGCCGGGATTATGCTCTACTTCGGGATGCCGGCGGCTTTTGTTGATACCAGTGACATCTGGCTGGCCCCACGCAATGCCCGTATTCTCGTGTCGCTGGCAGGGCCGCTATGTGACTTGCTGGTCGGTTCGCTTGCTGCGATTATTGCTGTCTTAGCACCCGAAACAATCGGTGGAGTATGGATGCACCGGATTGCAACCGCTTCATATCTCACGGCGCTCTTCAATTTCAATCCACTGCTCGAACTTGATGGTTACTTTATCCTGGTTGACGCCTTGCGCCTGCCCAATCTGCGTAAGCGGGCACTGGCATTTATCAGTGGGCCATTCTGGCAAAAGTTGCGTTCCGGGGTCGCGTTGAATCGTGAAGAGCGGATTTTTGCCGGTTATGGGCTGTTAAGTGCGGTTTACACGGCGGTAGCCGTCGTGATGGCGATTCTGTTCTGGCAGCGACAGTTTGCCGGTATGCTCAGTAACCTGTGGGCCGGCGGTTTGATCGGGCGTCTGCTGGCAATCGCACTCGTTGTCCTGGTCATTGGGCCATTACTGATCGGTGTTGGCTTGATCGGTTGGGGAGCAGTGCGAGCCGGCGCTGCCTGGCTGAATCGACGTGGTTATGCCCGTAATCCATTGATCGTTGCCGGTGCATTTGGCTTACTGGCGCTGATGGTCGGTCTTCTCCCACTACGCTTTGGGTTGAGTCTGGAGATTGGCGTTCTTCTCACCTCGCTCTGGATAGCCGCTGTGGTGGTGCAGTGGTATCTACAACGTGATTACGAGGGAGCCTGGATCAATCGGGCACTGGCCAGTTTTTTATTGATAAGTGTTATCGAACTGATCGCACAGGCAGGCTATCTCATCGCGCCGGCAGCGGCCCGTCTCTGGTCAGGAATGGAGGTTGTGGGCTATGCGTTGTTGTTGTTCGCGGGGTTTGTCGCTCTCCTTGATGTTGATCTGCATCAGCAGCGCAGCGGTGAACTGATCGCCAGTGCGTTACTGCTTACCATTGCCTTTCCAGCCGGTGCACTTGCCGCCGAACTGATTCGCCAGACGCACCCAGAGTACAGCCCATGGTGGGCATTGATTGCTGCGGTTCCGGTGTACAGCGGGTTGATCGGACAGGCATTGCTGTTACCACTCTTGATTAGTTTACGCGATGCCCGCCTCTTCTGGAGCTGGTTGCTGCTCTGGTTTGGTATTCTGGTTCAGATTGGCAGCTATTTGCTCGAATTGCTGCCAATGTGGCGCAATACACCACCAGCCTTGACCCTGCTGGTTTTGGCCGCAGGTTTGTGGGCAGCAGCCTGGGCAACGCATCTGGTCACACTGCGTAATATTAGCCTGCATGAGTTAAGCTGGCCGTTGGAGCCGGCGCTGGGTGAACGTGTCCGCTTGCAGGATGGCTTTCGCCATGTCTATGTTGGACTATACCGGTTACTCCGTAACAATTATGGTATTCAGCGCACGACTGCACTAGACAATCGGATGGATGTGCTGGCGGCAACTGCCAACTGGGAGATCACATTTGATCGCGATCAGGTACGGATCAGCCCGGTGGTGATGGAACAACCGCTCGATGTGCAGGGCACCCGTTATGCCGAGGTCTTGCGCTATGCGATAAAGACGCTGGAACAGCTTGCCGGTCGCACCTTCGCCCGACAGGCGCTCGTAAAAGCGTATGATGCACTGCCGTGGCCAGAGCGGGAGGCACTTGAACGCCATTGTCTGCCCCATATGCCGTGGGCAAAGGATATTTCACGTGCTTTTGGCGATGCTCGTGAGGCGCGTATGCGATTGCTGCGCCAGATTGAGTTATTCGTGGCCTGCGATGACCAGGAGCTGCAAGCGCTGGCTGCGGCCTTTGTGCCGCAACGGGTTGGCGCCGGCGAACTAATCCTGCGCGCCGGCGAACCACCAGATGGCATCTGGGTGATTGAGACGGGCGAGATTCTGGAGCGTGATGGTGATCGGGTGCGTGAATTGCACCGTGGCGACTATTTCGGTGAGCTGCAAGGGCCAGAGGTGACGCAGTGTGAATATCGGGCTACTATCGAGAGCGAACTCCTCTATTTACCGGCAGGTGAGTTGCAACGAATGTTGCGTGAAGCGGCACCACACACTGCTGAGGGGGCTGAACTATTGGCCCGCATGCGTCTACTCGAACGAGTTCCGTTGCTCAGTGACCTGTCACGGGCCCAATTGCGCGAGTTGGCCCGGCAGGCCGAACGGATAACTGTTGATGCACGTCAGGTGATCATCCGTCAGGGTCGCCCTGGCGGAAAACTCTACGTGATCGCACATGGTCAGGCAGCCGTGTTACGGCAGGAAGAGACGCCGCAAGGACCACGGGGACCGGCTCGTTTGATTGCCCGTCTGGGGCCGACCGAGTTTTTTGGCGAGATGGAGTTTCTTCGCAATACCCCGCCGGTTGCCAGTGTTGTGGCTGTTACTCAGATGGATTTGATTGCACTGCCGCATCAGGCACTAGCTCAATTGATGCTGGGCGGTGATCGGGTCATTCACCGGCTAGAACACCTTGCTGGCGGTCGTTTGCTTGAATTGCAGGCAAAGTCTTGA
- the rbsK gene encoding ribokinase → MTPTIVVVGSLNMDLVVRAPRHPQPGETVIGSDFQTFPGGKGANQAVAAARLGARVHLVGRVGVDAFGHTLLATAQEHGVDTTFVQRDPTAPTGVALITIDSHGQNTIVVAPGANMQVTEADVLRAESVLATADMLLMQLECPLEVVIAAARLAHHHGVPVVLNPAPARPLPVDLLALVDFLIPNQLELQALAEGEADLRTAIRYLQQRGARNVVVTLAEAGAVLAEADQIIHEPAFEVPVVDTVAAGDAFVAAFCVASASGKSPQEAVRWGNAAGALAVTREGAQPSLPAYREVLRLLKVSG, encoded by the coding sequence ATGACTCCTACGATTGTGGTTGTCGGTAGCCTGAACATGGATCTGGTAGTGCGCGCACCACGCCATCCACAACCGGGAGAGACGGTTATTGGTAGTGATTTTCAAACCTTTCCGGGTGGTAAAGGGGCAAATCAGGCGGTGGCCGCAGCCCGGTTGGGAGCACGTGTTCACCTTGTCGGGCGGGTGGGAGTAGATGCGTTCGGTCATACCCTGCTGGCGACAGCCCAAGAGCACGGCGTCGATACCACCTTTGTCCAGCGTGACCCGACGGCACCTACCGGTGTTGCGCTGATTACCATTGACTCTCACGGTCAAAATACGATAGTTGTCGCGCCGGGTGCGAATATGCAGGTAACGGAAGCGGATGTGCTACGTGCAGAGTCGGTGCTGGCCACGGCTGATATGCTGTTGATGCAACTTGAATGTCCGCTTGAGGTCGTGATTGCGGCGGCCCGCCTGGCTCATCATCACGGTGTTCCGGTGGTGTTAAATCCGGCCCCGGCCCGTCCGTTACCGGTTGATCTGTTGGCGCTGGTTGATTTCCTCATTCCCAATCAGCTTGAATTGCAAGCCCTTGCCGAAGGTGAAGCCGATCTGCGCACCGCAATTCGCTATCTGCAACAACGTGGTGCTCGCAATGTGGTGGTTACCCTGGCTGAAGCCGGCGCGGTCCTGGCCGAAGCCGATCAGATCATCCACGAGCCGGCGTTCGAGGTACCGGTTGTCGATACGGTGGCGGCGGGTGATGCGTTTGTTGCTGCTTTCTGCGTTGCCAGCGCCAGCGGCAAATCGCCGCAGGAGGCTGTACGTTGGGGAAACGCAGCCGGTGCGCTGGCAGTCACCCGTGAAGGTGCGCAGCCGTCATTGCCGGCCTATCGAGAGGTGCTGCGGTTGTTGAAGGTTAGTGGGTGA